The Magnetospirillum sp. XM-1 genomic interval GAGAGGAATGGCCTCGGCCTTCATGGCCGCCACCAGCCCGACGGCGGTTTGGCGCTGCACCTCGCTCAGACCCAGGGAATCGGCATGCTCCAGCACATGCAGGGGTCCCGGCTTGCCGTTCATCTCGGCGGGCATGGACAGGCCCATGCCGCGCCCGGCCAGCAATCCCTCCATCTGCTGCGGCGCGAGGCCGCTGGGCCGGTCGGCGGCGCAAACCGGCAGGGCGATCAGGACAAGGACGGCGGCAAGGACGCTCTTCATGGAAACCTCCCGGAACGGCATGTCTCAACCATAGGCAAGACACGGTCCTTCTCTTATGATCCCGATCATAACTTGGAGGATGGCATGGAAGATTGGGGCAAGGTGCTGGGCGGCATCGGCGGCACCACCCGCGACCTGGACGCGGGCGAGACGCTTTTCCGGCGCGGCGACGAGGCCCGCGCCGTGTTTCACGTGGAGCAGGGCCGCCTGCGCATGACGCGCTTCGGCCCCGACGGGTCGGCGGTGACCCTGCACCTGGCCCGCGCCGGCTCGCTGTTTGCCGAGGCCGCCCTGTTCGCCTCCCATTACCATTGCGACGCCGTGGCCGAGACCGCCGCCCGCGTGCGTATCTATCCCAAAGCGGCCTTGCTGCTGTTCCTGCGCGCCCATCCCGATCTCAACCTGGCCTTCTCGGCCTATCTCGCCCGCGAGGTGCAAAGGCTGCGCGGCCGCCAGGAGGTGATGCGCCTGCCGGGAGCAAAGGACCGAGTGGTGGCCTGGCTGACCCAATTGGGCGCCGCCGAGGATTCCGTCGCCCTCGA includes:
- a CDS encoding Spy/CpxP family protein refolding chaperone, whose product is MKSVLAAVLVLIALPVCAADRPSGLAPQQMEGLLAGRGMGLSMPAEMNGKPGPLHVLEHADSLGLSEVQRQTAVGLVAAMKAEAIPLGREVVERESRLDSAFAADGAGAETLVAEIAALQGRLRWVHLRTHLAMAEALTPEQVAQYRHLRHH
- a CDS encoding Crp/Fnr family transcriptional regulator, which gives rise to MEDWGKVLGGIGGTTRDLDAGETLFRRGDEARAVFHVEQGRLRMTRFGPDGSAVTLHLARAGSLFAEAALFASHYHCDAVAETAARVRIYPKAALLLFLRAHPDLNLAFSAYLAREVQRLRGRQEVMRLPGAKDRVVAWLTQLGAAEDSVALDRPISVAAQEIGLTHEALYRTLAALVAEGRLERPDKRVFRLK